In a single window of the Silurus meridionalis isolate SWU-2019-XX chromosome 8, ASM1480568v1, whole genome shotgun sequence genome:
- the LOC124389690 gene encoding LOW QUALITY PROTEIN: G-protein coupled receptor family C group 6 member A-like (The sequence of the model RefSeq protein was modified relative to this genomic sequence to represent the inferred CDS: deleted 2 bases in 1 codon), producing MLLWTYVVLLCTVLAVVVGQACKYEVYKCGARASGDIQIGMLSSCFAKVENLYSREAPDIYNCSDFNHVSFVRMLAFIYTIETINNSSFLPGVRLGYHICDTCCHASKALQSAEQLLALNKSDPGQCDLNPNPKVKAIIGARYSEVSISVARFLSLYMVPQISSSSSAEALSDRLRYPSFLRTIPSDRHQTKAWAKIMSYFKWDWIGVIYGDDDYGKDAFQSFLDEAGKENVCTAFTETLPYYLDFKNIDRLIQNVVQTIQDSNAKVILVILREEVVYKLFTEVIKQNISRTWIASDAWSMSYNISRMNSINSIGDVFGFSFITGPNPGFKEYLQSLTIMPGTENKFIDEYLKFGNDKDYLLKIVDISQTYAERLAVLSIAYSLKKILKCNQTTCPGDKDFPPYQLLNELKRVNFTMHNHMFYYNTSGNFVNGYDLVNWAQNRSTGQREFVVVGAYKLEQEIIEINQYFQWYTSNDNKIPISICSEACPPGKAKKLLKTSCCHECIDCLEGTYSNETNLPNCLPCQNGTWSLKGWRNCTARRKSTGRNGTRAIVFLVFDMAGFLFLFINLIIYLVFRESPVIKQAGGYIYLLIMVGLALSYSSVIIFFGKPNDHMCRARQVLYGLGFTLTVSCILVKALRTFIAFLPRYQQHNIKKYYKPTIIICCGIFFQVLICTFWLVFDSPTVETRTFNDSMEIIVQCIEGSGLGFGFMLGYIALLALICFLLAFKGRKVPMRFNETGHIILSMLIYLFVWVCFTPIYVAKIVERYSIQASAILVSSYGIIFCHFAPKWYMALCKKKDEVTPEAYIARACISRPSNASILTTSSGIESLSSEPGLHFSASQTDMCSKDTGIDCICIVEANKSSKTHPIVRKRFHRRSI from the exons ATGTTGCTGTGGACGTACGTGGTGCTTTTATGCACTGTTTTAGCAGTCGTTGTGGGGCAAGCGTGCAAATatgaagtgtataaatgtgGAGCCCGGGCTTCAGGAGACATACAGATAGGGATGCTTAGTTCCTGTTTTGCTAAAGTGGAGAATCTATATTCTCGAGAAGCTCCGGATATTTACAACTGCTCAGA TTTCAATCATGTATCATTTGTACGGATGCTTGCTTTTATCTACACCATTGAAACCATTAATAACTCCAGCTTCCTTCCTGGAGTGCGACTTGGGTATCACATCTGTGACACTTGCTGTCATGCTTCAAAAGCCTTACAGAGCGCAGAACAGCTGCTGGCCTTGAACAAATCAGATCCTGGCCAGTGTGACCTCAATCCAAACCCCAAGGTGAAGGCGATCATCGGAGCTCGGTACTCAGAGGTGTCGATCAGCGTGGCTCGCTTTCTGAGCCTCTACATGGTGCCACAG ATAAGTTCAAGCTCTTCTGCCGAAGCATTGAGTGATCGCCTGCGTTATCCCTCCTTCCTCCGCACCATTCCTAGCGATCGCCACCAGACAAAAGCTTGGGCAAAAATCATGTCGTACTTTAAGTGGGATTGGATCGGTGTCATTTATGGAGATGATGATTATGGCAAAGATGCTTTCCAAAGCTTCCTGGATGAAGCTGGAAAAGAGAATGTTTGCACTGCCTTTACAGAAACACTGCCTTATTACCTAGATTTCAAGAACATTGACCGATTGATCCAAAATGTGGTTCAAACCATACAAGATTCCAATGCTAAAGTCATATTAGTCATCTTAAGAGAAGAGGTGGTGTACAAACTCTTCACAGAGGTGATCAAGCAGAATATATCACGCACATGGATAGCCAGCGACGCTTGGTCTATGTCATACAATATCAGTCGCATGAACAGCATCAACAGCATTGGGGACGTATTTGGTTTCAGCTTTATTACAGGCCCTAACCCTGGATTTAAAGAATATCTGCAAAGTTTAACTATCATGCCAGGTACAGAGAATAAGTTCATAGACGAATACCTGAAGTTCGGGAACGACAAAgactatttattaaaaatagtgGATATTAGCCAGACTTATGCTGAACGACTGGCTGTGCTATCAATTGCATATTCCCTGAagaagattttaaaatgtaaccaAACAACCTGTCCAGGGGATAAAGATTTTCCCCCATACCAG ctTCTCAATGAACTGAAACGGGTCAACTTTACTATGCACAATCACATGTTCTACTACAACACATCTGGAAATTTTGTCAATGGCTACGATTTGGTGAACTGGGCACAAAACAGGTCGACTGGACAAAGAGAGTTTGTAGTTGTTGGAGCATATAAATTGGAGCAAGAAATTATAGAAATTAATCAATATTTTCAGTGGTATACTTCAAATGACAATAAG ataccAATTTCAATATGTTCTGAAGCCTGCCCTCCTGGCAAGGCGAAAAAACTTTTAAAGACATCCTGCTGTCACGAGTGCATAGACTGTTTGGAGGGAACTTACTCTAATGAGACGA ATCTTCCGAATTGTCTCCCGTGCCAAAATGGGACATGGTCGCTGAAAGGATGGAGAAACTGTACCGCAAGAAGGAAGTCTACTGGAC GGAATGGGACCCGAGCTATTGTTTTTCTAGTGTTCGACATGGCAGGATTTCTCTTTTTGTTCATTAACCTGATTATATACTTGGTGTTTCGTGAAAGTCCCGTCATCAAACAGGCTGGAGGCTACATTTATCTTCTCATTATGGTAGGTTTAGCACTTAGCTACAGCAGCGTCATAATCTTTTTCGGGAAACCAAACGATCATATGTGTAGGGCACGCCAGGTCCTATATGGCTTAGGCTTCACACTGACTGTCTCGTGTATCCTGGTAAAAGCCCTGCGCACATTTATAGCCTTTCTTCCTCGATACCAGCAGCATAATATCAAGAAATATTACAAGCCCACTATAATTATATGCTGCGGCATCTTTTTTCAAGTCcttatttgcacattttggCTAGTTTTCGATTCTCCTACTGTGGAGACGCGGACTTTCAATGATTCAATGGAGATCATTGTGCAGTGTATAGAAGGTTCCGGCCTGGGATTTGGTTTCATGCTTGGTTACATTGCCCTGCTCGCACTTATCTGCTTTTTACTGGCTTTTAAAGGGAGAAAAGTCCCAATGCGCTTTAATGAAACGGGTCATATTATCCTGAGCATGCTGATCTACCTGTTTGTATGGGTATGCTTCACGCCAATATATGTTGCAAAGATCGTAGAGCGCTATTCAATTCAGGCCTCAGCTATCTTGGTTTCATCATATGGAATCATTTTCTGCCACTTTGCCCCCAAGTGGTACATGGCCCTTTGCAAAAAGAAGGATGAGGTCACCCCAGAAGCCTATATTGCACGAGCTTGCATTTCCAGACCATCAAATGCCTCCATTCTTACAACTTCTTCAGGAATCGAGTCGCTTTCGTCAGAACCTGGACTTCATTTCTCAGCTTCACAGACCGACATGTGCTCCAAGGATACCGGGATTGACTGCATTTGTATTGTAGAGGCAAATAAATCCAGTAAAACTCACCCGATTGTTCGAAAAAGGTTCCACAGGAGGTCTATTTAG
- the pcare1 gene encoding photoreceptor cilium actin regulator — translation MTVSNWPYRTKAGKKLENSKISATLVKKNSVGEPGAAILTSERLDTQEITINLTSQRKEKHIEKEDEKKYEKRVTKKSKNQKNAKPSKKKDKGKKSTTEKKVDFPEQLVKSHQAAYGYLNPSIDKYELLLGLLDHATQTHITLQPMVAFMALQYEEFNQGLEEIVKKGEQLLKDNGGHLAWPYSGKSSSTEPQPDLLQQLLQYTVQRMHLVGQSVKRIGDTALEDAVDYFSSICEVLEEKLNAKHAVEARLMKLLNRIEVASQQRTGPEDSALFSEDSGIGVESASLAGSDTKHHRRESCESTESSRTVIYSPANSTPIHQSSKRHQSPKISSSSSLTSFDSTCTLKNMVFRDTESFLDSSSLDDGEVENEDNSECNEEEHCGVKMRMRSSSSPLDPSYQTQCMLPKRIENPHNVEMTIKMKDAISERISFISSQHAGKNIKPKPSKANDRRWMEEGETHPRRPQTATQTAKKKTIVTKQRRSRSAESLRSKADDPTLLELERAQKEISKRLEKMGKLKIETKVKKESSKQWKQTQFGHLHPVNLIPSNSQQKALSEKIITVNPEEEKEKIYKTVKGPIKATSVLSPLPATQELAMCSRGNSVKKLIDTFSQGMEESKLFHESSKEHGPLKGVRKYGIPVMPGLTSEDTPSCIKNSINNQKESTTLENQDYINLDNLPPPPLEVLMDNSFENVEIRKPDEKFNRRGRSTFPKTTSMSQRLRTSMQSVTVLPSKGSVRKSSRSISPAQNITLHPSGVSRNSQVASTPNADLRNEEAVSLYKQARKIIHLRYSSNSPTEKPAVDNVNIQQVTQHSIEGNRQVKKSPERAPSSLVGNHSPDTSGVSKTRMLPFTPVVHRRLPSPPVFKKQTIPSSSSSPLILRKLPTPPPSSQKQTLPTSNNNQDKNTLPSCISGVTYPFKAPSPPASPKVQRRSRENNSEESSSRVFSNARSVFCPISPSLFEAQPFLVPKPPQAWTPSGSSILPRPWGERGRLLMSVRGPHSFIRRSQSDRRPSLSHPPRASVVSIAQSCGSEPSISTQGLEDGPLRDRWNKPLELREANRSSSHPDLCIVGQALHCE, via the exons ATGACGGTCAGCAATTGGCCAtata GGACAAAAGCGGGAAAAAAACTGGAAAACTCTAAGATTTCCGCTACATTAGTCAAGAAAAACTCTGTAGGTGAACCAGGAGCAGCAATACTTACTTCAGAAAGACTGGACACACAGGAGATTACaattaatttaacatcacaaagaaaagagaagcaCATAGAAAAGGAAGAcgaaaagaaatatgaaaaaaggGTCACAAAGAAGTCCAAGAATCAGAAAAATGCAAAACCaagcaaaaagaaagataaGGGGAAAAAATCTACAACTGAGAAGAAGGTTGACTTTCCAGAGCAACTTGTAAAATCCCACCAAGCAGCATATGGATATCTTAATCCTAGTATTGACAAATATGAACTGCTTTTGGGCTTATTAGATCATGCAACACAGACTCATATTACTTTGCAACCCATGGTGGCATTCATGGCTTTGCAGTATGAAGAGTTCAACCAAGGACTAGAGGAAATTGTTAAAAAAGGGGAGCAGCTTTTAAAAGACAATGGGGGACATTTGGCTTGGCCGTATTCCGGCAAATCCAGTAGCACTGAACCCCAACCTGACTTACTTCAACAACTACTTCAGTATACTGTCCAGAGAATGCATCTTGTTGGACAATCTGTGAAAAGAATTGGTGACACAGCTCTTGAAGATGCAGTGGATTATTTTTCATCTATTTGTGAGGTCCTAGAAGAAAAACTGAATGCCAAGCATGCAGTTGAGGCTAGGCTAATGAAGCTGCTAAATAGAATTGAAGTGGCCTCGCAACAAAGAACTGGACCAGAGGACTCAGCATTGTTTAGTGAAGACAGTGGCATTGGTGTAGAAAGTGCGTCACTGGCCGGATCAGACACAAAGCACCACCGCAGGGAAAGCTGTGAATCAACGGAATCAAGTCGCACAGTTATTTACAGTCCTGCAAACTCTACCCCTATTCACCAAAGCTCTAAACGTCATCAAAGTCCAAAAATTAGCAGCAGCAGCTCTTTAACCTCTTTCGACTCCACGTGTACCTTAAAAAATATGGTTTTCAGAGATACAGAATCTTTTCTTGATTCTTCTTCCTTGGATGATGGTGAGGTTGAAAATGAGGATAACAGTGAGTGCAATGAGGAAGAACATTGTGGGGTTAAAATGAGGATGCGTTCAAGCTCTTCTCCACTTGACCCTAGCTATCAAACACAATGCATGCTTCCGAAGCGAATAGAAAACCCACACAatgtagaaatgacaataaaaatgaaGGATGCCATTAGTGAACGAATTAGTTTCATTTCTTCTCAGCATGctggaaaaaatattaaacctaAGCCCTCAAAGGCAAATGACCGGCGGTGGATGGAGGAGGGGGAAACACATCCCAGAAGACCACAGACAGCAACCCAAACAgcgaagaaaaaaacaatagttACTAAACAGCGCCGCTCAAGATCAGCAGAGTCTCTTCGTAGTAAAGCAGATGACCCCACTCTTCTTGAACTGGAAAGAGCACAAAAAGAGATAAGTAAAAGGTTGGAAAAAATGGGAAAGCTCAAAATTgaaactaaagtaaaaaaagagagtTCAAAGCAATGGAAGCAAACACAGTTTGGTCACCTACATCCAGTAAATTTAATTCCTTCAAATAGTCAGCAAAAGGCACTCAGTGAAAAGATAATTACAGTAAATCcagaggaggaaaaggaaaaaatttataaaactgTTAAAGGGCCCATAAAGGCAACATCTGTTCTAAGTCCACTTCCAGCAACCCAAGAATTAGCAATGTGTTCCAGAGGAAATTCAGTCAAGAAACTGATTGACACGTTTAGCCAAGGAATGGAGGAAAGTAAACTGTTTCATGAAAGTTCAAAAGAGCATGGACCTCTTAAAGGGGTTAGGAAGTATGGGATACCTGTCATGCCAGGATTAACAAGTGAAGATACACCATCATGTATTAAAAATAGCATAAACAATCAAAAAGAATCTACAACCTTGGAAAACCAAGATTATATTAATTTGGACAACCTACCACCACCTCCTCTAGAAGTACTTATGGATAATtcttttgaaaatgttgaaattaGAAAACCAGATGAAAAATTTAACAGAAGAGGACGGTCTACCTTTCCAAAGACAACCAGCATGTCTCAAAGGCTCCGTACCTCCATGCAATCTGTTACTGTACTACCTAGCAAGGGAAGTGTGAGAAAAAGTTCTCGCAGCATATCGCCTGCACAAAATATTACCCTACACCCCAGTGGGGTGTCTAGGAACAGCCAAGTTGCTTCCACACCTAATGCAGATTTGAGGAATGAAGAGGCTGTCTCACTTTACAAACAGGCTAGAAAAATTATCCACTTGCGGTATTCGTCTAATTCTCCCACAGAGAAACCTGCTGTTGACAATGTAAACATTCAACAGGTCACTCAACACAGTATCGAAGGAAACCGACAGGTCAAAAAGAGTCCTGAAAGAGCGCCTTCCAGTTTAGTTGGAAATCATTCACCTGACACTTCAGGTGTATCCAAGACCCGCATGTTACCCTTTACACCTGTGGTCCATAGGAGGCTACCCAGTCCTcctgtatttaaaaaacaaacaataccTTCCAGCTCATCCAGTCCATTAATATTACGCAAACTTCCAACCCCCCCACCATCCAGCCAGAAACAGACACTACCTACTTCCAATAATAATCAAGACAAAAATACCCTGCCAAGCTGCATTTCTGGAGTTACCTACCCTTTTAAGGCACCATCTCCCCCTGCCTCACCAAAAGTGCAGCGAAGGTCTAGAGAGAACAACAGTGAGGAATCTTCTTCAAGAGTATTTAGCAATGctcgctcagttttttgtccAATTTCACCATCCTTGTTTGAGGCACAACCATTTCTTGTACCTAAACCCCCACAAGCATGGACGCCCTCTGGAAGTAGCATACTACCTCGCCCCTGGGGTGAGCGTGGTAGGCTGCTTATGTCTGTCCGTGGACCACACTCTTTCATTCGGCGTAGTCAGTCTGACAGGAGACCTAGTCTCAGTCATCCACCTAGAGCATCAGTAGTATCTATTGCACAGTCCTGCGGAAGCGAACCATCTATCAGTACCCAAGG GCTGGAAGATGGTCCACTCAGAGATAGATGGAACAAGCCGCTTGAGCTCAGAGAAGCAAATCGCTCCTCCTCGCACCCAGACCTGTGCATTGTTGGTCAGGCCTTACACTGTGAATGA